From the genome of Pelobacter propionicus DSM 2379, one region includes:
- a CDS encoding SPOR domain-containing protein, translated as MIGCSSCDRFGQEKSQDTEAPADAVQKMPLPRHVEEPPQAGAQADQAANKIASELDKAGAPSLAMKQAPQQKKDEAKKPQSAPDKVKEEKGAALVRGEAKLSGQAARAKVPADKKPAPAAAKTTLADKKSAPAAAKTPAAVPTAKKKSHSTTTAASSRTWTVVMGPYLLEETMASDLTRVRKAGLSAKIQSTPRQKTAMNRLLLAQFGDRATAQTEFDRLKRHTSDAFILEQGGKHAVYAGSYLLDSRAQSEKERLAAAGFSLTLKRTDVAVPSRRLVAGTYHDRVAAETVQKKLKAAGVRSMLVH; from the coding sequence ATGATAGGCTGCTCCTCCTGCGACCGTTTTGGCCAGGAGAAGAGTCAGGATACCGAGGCGCCGGCTGATGCGGTGCAGAAGATGCCGTTGCCACGGCACGTGGAGGAACCACCCCAGGCTGGTGCTCAGGCTGATCAGGCGGCGAATAAGATCGCCTCTGAGCTAGACAAGGCTGGTGCACCTTCTCTGGCAATGAAACAGGCACCACAGCAGAAGAAAGATGAAGCGAAGAAGCCCCAGTCCGCCCCCGACAAGGTGAAGGAAGAGAAGGGCGCCGCTCTCGTCAGGGGAGAGGCGAAACTGTCCGGTCAGGCGGCCAGGGCCAAAGTGCCTGCCGATAAAAAACCGGCTCCTGCCGCGGCCAAAACGACCCTGGCGGACAAAAAGTCAGCCCCTGCCGCTGCCAAAACGCCGGCTGCCGTACCCACGGCAAAGAAGAAATCTCACTCGACAACGACCGCTGCCTCATCCAGAACGTGGACGGTCGTCATGGGCCCCTACCTGCTGGAGGAAACCATGGCCTCCGATCTGACCAGAGTGAGGAAGGCCGGACTCAGCGCGAAGATCCAGTCGACGCCGCGCCAGAAAACGGCCATGAACCGTCTGCTTCTGGCACAGTTTGGCGACCGCGCCACGGCGCAGACGGAGTTTGACAGGCTCAAACGCCATACCTCGGATGCGTTTATCCTCGAACAGGGGGGGAAGCACGCGGTCTATGCCGGTTCGTACCTTCTGGACAGCCGAGCCCAGTCTGAAAAGGAACGCCTGGCTGCCGCCGGATTCAGTCTGACTCTCAAGCGCACCGATGTGGCCGTTCCCTCCCGGCGTCTCGTGGCCGGGACTTATCACGATCGTGTTGCGGCGGAAACGGTCCAGAAAAAGCTGAAGGCTGCGGGAGTGAGGAGCATGCTGGTCCACTAG